From a single Nostoc edaphicum CCNP1411 genomic region:
- a CDS encoding NAD(P)H-quinone oxidoreductase subunit 4: MNAIEFPWLTAIILLPLVAALAIPLIPDKEGRTVRWYGLGVAIADFALMIYAFWYNYDFHSSTLQLVENYPWIPQLGLHWAVGVDGLSMPLLLLTGLINTLAIFAAWKVTTKPRLFYGLMLAMYSAQLGVFVAQDLLLFFLMWEIELVPVYLLISIWGGQNRRYAATKFILYTAAASIFILIAGFAMAFSGDTITFDMATLGMKEYPKTLELLVYAGFLIAFGVKLPIFPLHTWLPDAHGEASAPGSMILAGVLLKMGGYALIRFNVEMLPNAHVTFAPVLAILGVVNIVYGACCAFAQTNLKRRLAYSSIAHMGFVLIGIASYTELGISGAVLQMVSHGLIAASLFFLSGVTYDRTHTLMMDKMGGMAKVMPKTFALFTIGSMASLALPGMSGFVGELMVFLGIATSDVYSSSFKVVVVLLSAVGVILTPIYLLSMLRQVFYGEQSQELHLDAVISDVKPREIFITACLLLPIIGIGFYPKLATQTYDVKAVELAAHAREVLPVVAHQQPSSVYSRIFSAPTLATSQVESSINISE, from the coding sequence ATGAATGCTATTGAATTTCCCTGGCTAACAGCCATAATCCTCTTACCCTTGGTGGCTGCCTTAGCCATCCCCTTAATCCCAGACAAAGAAGGTAGAACTGTCCGGTGGTATGGTCTGGGAGTTGCGATCGCCGACTTCGCACTGATGATTTATGCTTTTTGGTATAACTACGACTTTCATAGTTCAACACTCCAACTTGTAGAAAACTATCCTTGGATACCGCAGTTAGGTTTGCATTGGGCTGTGGGGGTTGATGGTTTATCGATGCCCTTACTGCTTCTGACAGGCTTAATAAATACCCTCGCAATCTTCGCGGCTTGGAAAGTTACTACCAAGCCGCGATTATTTTATGGTTTGATGTTAGCGATGTACAGCGCCCAGCTTGGCGTATTTGTCGCCCAGGATTTGCTGTTGTTCTTCCTCATGTGGGAAATCGAGTTAGTGCCGGTTTACCTGCTGATTTCCATCTGGGGAGGACAAAACCGCCGTTATGCAGCTACCAAGTTCATTCTCTACACCGCCGCTGCATCAATATTTATCTTGATTGCCGGTTTTGCAATGGCATTCTCTGGAGATACCATCACCTTCGACATGGCGACTCTGGGAATGAAAGAATACCCCAAAACCTTGGAGTTGTTGGTTTATGCAGGTTTCTTGATTGCCTTCGGTGTGAAGTTACCGATTTTTCCTTTACACACTTGGCTACCCGATGCCCACGGTGAAGCATCAGCACCCGGTTCAATGATTTTGGCTGGTGTGTTGTTAAAAATGGGTGGTTATGCTCTCATCCGCTTCAATGTGGAAATGTTGCCAAATGCTCATGTGACTTTTGCCCCAGTGCTGGCAATTTTGGGTGTAGTTAACATTGTCTACGGTGCTTGCTGTGCCTTTGCCCAAACCAATCTCAAACGCCGCTTGGCTTACTCTTCAATTGCCCACATGGGATTTGTGCTGATTGGGATTGCCTCCTACACAGAACTAGGTATCAGCGGTGCAGTGCTACAAATGGTTTCCCACGGCTTGATTGCTGCTAGCTTGTTCTTCCTGTCTGGCGTGACTTACGATCGCACCCACACCTTGATGATGGATAAAATGGGCGGTATGGCCAAGGTAATGCCCAAAACCTTTGCTTTATTTACCATTGGTTCAATGGCTTCTCTCGCCTTACCAGGAATGAGTGGTTTTGTCGGTGAGTTGATGGTATTTCTGGGTATCGCCACCAGTGACGTTTACAGTTCCAGCTTCAAGGTTGTAGTTGTGCTGCTGTCAGCTGTTGGCGTAATTTTGACACCAATTTATTTACTGTCGATGCTGCGTCAAGTGTTCTACGGTGAGCAAAGTCAAGAGTTGCACTTGGATGCTGTAATATCTGATGTCAAACCCCGCGAAATATTTATTACCGCTTGTTTGCTGCTGCCAATTATCGGTATCGGCTTCTATCCCAAATTAGCAACGCAGACTTATGATGTGAAAGCAGTAGAATTAGCCGCCCATGCTCGTGAAGTTCTACCAGTCGTTGCTCATCAACAACCATCAAGTGTGTACTCGCGGATTTTCTCTGCACCAACATTGGCTACTTCTCAAGTTGAAAGTTCGATTAACATTTCTGAGTAA
- a CDS encoding CVNH domain-containing protein, with amino-acid sequence MLKICATFLCAIFLSFNLVIGNAWATGQFSQTCQDISIDGSTLTATCEQADGYTLSTTSIDLNPYIANLDGALDWDGDKFALTCDNIGLAGASRLRAECERADGQTYLGTYIDLNEHIANIDGTLKFE; translated from the coding sequence ATGCTGAAAATTTGTGCAACTTTTTTGTGTGCTATCTTCCTGAGCTTTAATTTAGTCATCGGTAACGCTTGGGCAACTGGTCAATTTTCTCAGACTTGTCAAGATATTAGTATTGATGGCTCAACCCTAACAGCTACTTGCGAACAAGCTGATGGATATACTCTTTCTACAACTTCTATCGACTTAAATCCATATATCGCCAATCTTGATGGAGCATTAGACTGGGATGGAGATAAATTTGCTCTGACCTGCGACAATATTGGTTTAGCTGGTGCTAGCAGACTCCGTGCGGAATGCGAGAGAGCTGATGGGCAGACATATCTCGGAACATACATTGATCTTAATGAACACATTGCCAATATTGACGGAACCCTCAAGTTTGAATAA